A genomic region of Stegostoma tigrinum isolate sSteTig4 chromosome 13, sSteTig4.hap1, whole genome shotgun sequence contains the following coding sequences:
- the dusp1 gene encoding dual specificity protein phosphatase 1 produces MVMMEISSVSNETLGQLLKEDSSKCLLLDCRSFFAFNASHIVNSLNVRFSTIVKRRAKGTMGLEHIVPNEESRKNLVSGLYSVVVVFDERTFEFDLLKKDSTVLLAVNTLCRESYGARIVFLRGGYDAFSSEYPEFCTKPSPPSGLSLPLSTSSNPNSAESSCSSCETPLYDQGGPVEILPFLYLGSAYHASRKDMLDALGITALINVSANCPNHFEEHYQYKCIPVEDSHKADISSWFIEAIEFIDSVKNTGGRVFVHCQAGISRSATICLAYLMRANRVKLDEAFEFVKQRRSVISPNFSFMGQLLQFESQVLTPSCATEAASPSNNPPGASTRFVFNFPVSMPVRPAANSLNFLQSPITTSPTY; encoded by the exons ATGGTCATGATGGAAATCTCTAGTGTTAGTAATGAAACTCTTGGGCAGCTTCTGAAGGAAGATTCCTCGAAATGTTTGTTGCTGGACTGCCGATCCTTCTTCGCCTTCAACGCTTCGCATATCGTGAATTCGCTTAACGTCCGATTTAGCACCATAGTTAAACGAAGGGCGAAAGGGACAATGGGGCTTGAACACATCGTTCCAAATGAAGAGTCCCGCAAGAATTTAGTATCTGGTCTTTATTCTGTAGTTGTTGTGTTTGATGAAAGGACTTTCGAGTTTGATTTACTCAAAAAGGACAGCACTGTACTCCTGGCAGTTAATACGTTGTGCCGAGAATCCTATGGGGCAAGGATTGTTTTTCTCCGAG GTGGCTACGATGCGTTTTCCTCGGAATATCCAGAGTTTTGCACAAAACCTTCGCCTCCGTCGGGATTATCTTTACCTCTCAGTACCAGCAGCAACCCCAACAGTGCAGAGTCGAGTTGCAGTTCCTGCGAGACTCCCTTATATGATCAG GGCGGGCCTGTCGAAATCCTCCCTTTCCTCTACCTCGGAAGTGCCTATCATGCGTCAAGAAAGGACATGTTGGATGCCTTGGGAATCACAGCTCTCATCAATGTCTCTGCCAATTGTCCGAACCATTTTGAGGAGCATTATCAATACAAGTGCATTCCTGTGGAGGACAGTCACAAAGCGGACATCAGCTCCTGGTTCATTGAGGCCATTGAATTCATAG ACTCTGTGAAGAATACTGGCGGCAGGGTATTTGTACACTGCCAAGCTGGCATCTCTCGATCCGCCACCATTTGCCTGGCTTATCTCATGAGGGCGAACCGGGTGAAGTTGGACGAAGCGTTTGAGTTCGTGAAACAGCGCAGGAGTGTCATTTCCCCCAATTTCAGCTTCATGGGACAGCTCTTACAGTTTGAGTCTCAGGTTTTGACCCCTTCGTGCGCTACCGAGGCAGCCAGTCCTTCAAATAACCCCCCGGGCGCTTCCACACGATTTGTCTTCAACTTTCCTGTCTCCATGCCTGTCCGTCCGGCGGCCAATTCCCTCAACTTTCTGCAGAGTCCAATCACGACGTCTCCAACTTACTGA